A single genomic interval of Littorina saxatilis isolate snail1 linkage group LG17, US_GU_Lsax_2.0, whole genome shotgun sequence harbors:
- the LOC138952735 gene encoding acetyl-coenzyme A synthetase 2-like, mitochondrial isoform X1: MHKLVRSARFAVKTLRQTSLCARTITTTPFPEFADLSQLKSHDDLHKFSLENPEQFWGRLALSRLQWDEEFQSVLNCELEKGEIDWFLGGKLNASVNCVDRHLATRGDQLALIWERDEPGTEEYVTYRELSEMVGQIANVLRNSGVKKGGRVAIYLPMAPITVATMLACARIGAVHSVVFAGFSAEALASRIQDAEVETVVTADQGVRGGRIIPLKQAVDAAVAQCPSVKRVFVYQRTGADVPMGPKDIPLEKAMSGESTECAPVSLASEDTLFMLYTSGSTGKPKGIAHSIAGYLLYVATTFKHVFDYQPGERFGCVADIGWITGHSYALYGPLCCGATTLLFESSPIYPNPGRYWEMVQRLQLNHIYLAPTSLRLLLKAGDSWVNKYDLSSLRTLGCVGEPLNHEAWDWYYEVVGQKRCDVIDTWWQTETGGICISPRPSSPGAHIEPGMPMRPFFGIKPVLVDEKNEEVNGEDVEGALCLGSLWPGMARTIYGDHQRYIETYLKPCPGLYYTGDGAHRHKGGNYQITGRMDDVVNVTGHRLGTAELEDIMDTHPDVAESAVVGFPHDIKGEGIFAFVVLKEGVKHSHDDIAQALRAAVKQGIASYAQPDFILFTNGLPWTRSGKIMRRILRKIASNQADELGDVSTLADPSVVEGIVKGYKALHSASK; the protein is encoded by the exons ATGCACAAGCTTGTTCGTTCTGCGCGGTTCGCTGTTAAAACCCTCAGACAGACATCGTTATGTGCTCGAACCATCACTACAACACCATTTCCCGAATTTGCAGACCTTTCGCAGCTAAAATCACACGACGACTTGCACAAGTTCAGCTTAGAAAACCCCGAACAGTTTTGGGGTCGCCTTGCGCTCTCACGTCTGCAGTGGGATGAAGAGTTTCAAAGTGTACTAAACTGTGAACTGGAAAAAGGAGAGATCGACTGGTTTCTAGGAGGGAAGCTGAATGCATCAG TAAACTGCGTTGACCGACACTTAGCGACCAGAGGGGACCAGCTTGCTCTTATCTGGGAGAGAGATGAACCGGGCACTGAGGAGTATGTCACCTACAG AGAGCTGTCCGAGATGGTGGGTCAGATTGCTAACGTGTTGCGAAACAGCGGTGTCAAGAAGGGCGGGCGTGTGGCCATCTACCTCCCAATGGCTCCCATCACCGTGGCGACCATGCTGGCCTGTGCTCGCATTGGTGCCGTTCACAGCGTCGTCTTTGCCGGGTTTAGCGCAGAGGCACTGGCCAGCCGCATCCAGGATG CTGAGGTAGAGACAGTGGTGACGGCAGACCAGGGAGTGAGGGGGGGCCGCATCATTCCCCTCAAGCAGGCAGTGGATGCGGCTGTGGCGCAGTGCCCCAGCGTCAAACGCGTCTTTGTCTATCAGCGCACGGGTGCTGACGTGCCCATGGGACCCAAGGATATTCCCCTTGAAAAG gcgaTGAGTGGGGAGAGCACAGAGTGCGCGCCAGTGTCCCTGGCCAGTGAGGACACCCTCTTCATGCTCTACACCTCCGGCAGCACCGGCAAACCCAAGGGCATCGCACACTCTATTGCTGGATACCTTCTCTACGTTGCCACCACCTTCAAG CATGTTTTTGACTATCAGCCTGGAGAGAGGTTTGGCTGTGTGGCGGACATTGGCTGGATTACGGGTCACAGCTATGCTCTGTATGGACCTCTCTGTTGCGGTGCTACTACTCTGCTCTTCGAAAGCAGTCCCATCTACCCTAACCCTG GTCGTTACTGGGAGATGGTGCAGCGCCTGCAGCTGAATCATATTTACCTGGCACCCACGTCACTCCGTCTACTGCTGAAGGCCGGTGACTCGTGGGTCAACAAGTATGACCTGTCCTCCCTCAGAACGCTGGGCTGTg tGGGTGAACCTCTGAACCATGAGGCGTGGGACTGGTACTATGAGGTGGTGGGTCAGAAACGATGTGACGTCATCGACACTTGGTGGCAGACAG AGACAGGAGGGATCTGTATTTCTCCCCGGCCTTCCAGCCCCGGTGCCCATATTGAACCAGGGATGCCCATGAGACCCTTCTTTGGCATCAAGCCCGTCTTGGTCGATGAAAAG aaTGAGGAAGTGAACGGAGAAGATGTGGAGGGGGCGTTGTGTTTGGGAAGCTTGTGGCCTGGAATGGCTCGGACCATCTACGGTGACCACCAGCGTTACATCGAAACCTACCTCAAACCATGCCCTG GCCTGTACTACACGGGTGATGGCGCTCACAGACACAAAGGCGGTAACTACCAGATCACCGGGCGTATGGACGATGTCGTCAATGTCACAGGACACCGGCTAGGTACTGCCGAACTGGAGGACATTATG GACACCCATCCTGACGTAGCGGAGTCGGCAGTGGTCGGCTTTCCTCACGACATCAAGGGCGAAG GGATATTTGCCTTTGTGGTGCTGAAAGAAGGGGTGAAGCACTCTCATGACGACATTGCTCAAGCCTTGAGAGCGGCAGTCAAACAGGGAATCGCCAGCTATGCGCAGCCCGACTTTATTCTG TTTACCAATGGACTGCCTTGGACACGGTCAGGCAAAATCATGCGGCGGATTCTGCGGAAGATCGCATCCAACCAGGCTGACGAGCTGGGAGATGTGTCAACGCTGGCAGACCCCTCTGTGGTTGAAGGCATTGTGAAAGGCTACAAAGCGCTTCATTCGGCTTCCAAATAG
- the LOC138952735 gene encoding acetyl-coenzyme A synthetase 2-like, mitochondrial isoform X2 translates to MHKLVRSARFAVKTLRQTSLCARTITTTPFPEFADLSQLKSHDDLHKFSLENPEQFWGRLALSRLQWDEEFQSVLNCELEKGEIDWFLGGKLNASVNCVDRHLATRGDQLALIWERDEPGTEEYVTYRELSEMVGQIANVLRNSGVKKGGRVAIYLPMAPITVATMLACARIGAVHSVVFAGFSAEALASRIQDAEVETVVTADQGVRGGRIIPLKQAVDAAVAQCPSVKRVFVYQRTGADVPMGPKDIPLEKAMSGESTECAPVSLASEDTLFMLYTSGSTGKPKGIAHSIAGYLLYVATTFKHVFDYQPGERFGCVADIGWITGHSYALYGPLCCGATTLLFESSPIYPNPGRYWEMVQRLQLNHIYLAPTSLRLLLKAGDSWVNKYDLSSLRTLGCVGEPLNHEAWDWYYEVVGQKRCDVIDTWWQTETGGICISPRPSSPGAHIEPGMPMRPFFGIKPVLVDEKNEEVNGEDVEGALCLGSLWPGMARTIYGDHQRYIETYLKPCPGLYYTGDGAHRHKGGNYQITGRMDDVVNVTGHRLGTAELEDIMFRNTVLLVKCGDILVAFLVDMQNEDLPELHQQF, encoded by the exons ATGCACAAGCTTGTTCGTTCTGCGCGGTTCGCTGTTAAAACCCTCAGACAGACATCGTTATGTGCTCGAACCATCACTACAACACCATTTCCCGAATTTGCAGACCTTTCGCAGCTAAAATCACACGACGACTTGCACAAGTTCAGCTTAGAAAACCCCGAACAGTTTTGGGGTCGCCTTGCGCTCTCACGTCTGCAGTGGGATGAAGAGTTTCAAAGTGTACTAAACTGTGAACTGGAAAAAGGAGAGATCGACTGGTTTCTAGGAGGGAAGCTGAATGCATCAG TAAACTGCGTTGACCGACACTTAGCGACCAGAGGGGACCAGCTTGCTCTTATCTGGGAGAGAGATGAACCGGGCACTGAGGAGTATGTCACCTACAG AGAGCTGTCCGAGATGGTGGGTCAGATTGCTAACGTGTTGCGAAACAGCGGTGTCAAGAAGGGCGGGCGTGTGGCCATCTACCTCCCAATGGCTCCCATCACCGTGGCGACCATGCTGGCCTGTGCTCGCATTGGTGCCGTTCACAGCGTCGTCTTTGCCGGGTTTAGCGCAGAGGCACTGGCCAGCCGCATCCAGGATG CTGAGGTAGAGACAGTGGTGACGGCAGACCAGGGAGTGAGGGGGGGCCGCATCATTCCCCTCAAGCAGGCAGTGGATGCGGCTGTGGCGCAGTGCCCCAGCGTCAAACGCGTCTTTGTCTATCAGCGCACGGGTGCTGACGTGCCCATGGGACCCAAGGATATTCCCCTTGAAAAG gcgaTGAGTGGGGAGAGCACAGAGTGCGCGCCAGTGTCCCTGGCCAGTGAGGACACCCTCTTCATGCTCTACACCTCCGGCAGCACCGGCAAACCCAAGGGCATCGCACACTCTATTGCTGGATACCTTCTCTACGTTGCCACCACCTTCAAG CATGTTTTTGACTATCAGCCTGGAGAGAGGTTTGGCTGTGTGGCGGACATTGGCTGGATTACGGGTCACAGCTATGCTCTGTATGGACCTCTCTGTTGCGGTGCTACTACTCTGCTCTTCGAAAGCAGTCCCATCTACCCTAACCCTG GTCGTTACTGGGAGATGGTGCAGCGCCTGCAGCTGAATCATATTTACCTGGCACCCACGTCACTCCGTCTACTGCTGAAGGCCGGTGACTCGTGGGTCAACAAGTATGACCTGTCCTCCCTCAGAACGCTGGGCTGTg tGGGTGAACCTCTGAACCATGAGGCGTGGGACTGGTACTATGAGGTGGTGGGTCAGAAACGATGTGACGTCATCGACACTTGGTGGCAGACAG AGACAGGAGGGATCTGTATTTCTCCCCGGCCTTCCAGCCCCGGTGCCCATATTGAACCAGGGATGCCCATGAGACCCTTCTTTGGCATCAAGCCCGTCTTGGTCGATGAAAAG aaTGAGGAAGTGAACGGAGAAGATGTGGAGGGGGCGTTGTGTTTGGGAAGCTTGTGGCCTGGAATGGCTCGGACCATCTACGGTGACCACCAGCGTTACATCGAAACCTACCTCAAACCATGCCCTG GCCTGTACTACACGGGTGATGGCGCTCACAGACACAAAGGCGGTAACTACCAGATCACCGGGCGTATGGACGATGTCGTCAATGTCACAGGACACCGGCTAGGTACTGCCGAACTGGAGGACATTATG
- the LOC138952733 gene encoding uncharacterized protein gives MPPKVKLKENPVSKACVFCCSEEENEAEYGKMLHKSGISIHYFCMLFSSGLWQRGKRDQDGILGFMPADIRREQKRGMRLMCQYCRMKGATIGCCVSSCRKTFHFRCGREAGGLSQFYEEFRSYCPEHRPRQATPTSTSDRLAFYGTAKSTCSICMLAVEARSSNDTLRSPCCRHAWFHRDCIQRYAVSAGAYFFKCPLCNNKELFEAEMLEYGIYIPEQDAAWEQEPNAFQELLERYSHCDAEKCLCPQGRDHEGDAGSSWKLVLCAWCGSSGTHFGCRAFTKIGKERVCSGCSQISAVVEADRKKKKGSGSASPPQAPLSPEQIRQQVEQRRSSALRNARAARRSSSLSPDSGSQGPSASDRSQRAARRRDLSLPLADDTARVTSPTLLRDRRLMASIPVVRIQRAESEVEVNVTDSVDDEEEEEGVSAVESEDQSSARLLGLRGWQTRSQPARSSRGAEAWDIKDVIEKGRRKVVVLSMLKDQDYSSDSSVQSAAASLRSRLRLRSTPQGSEADDTDNEQSRHRARHLLSSRRSRSHNRPDSDHTQDSLGAYDSDTSKKRGPRRPKQSEPHSHSSDKELGSDDNGNSTPEHSSVEKEAGSPVPGPSTVSPKLTRSGLSRSQSLRHQKRASDSSSEEQDSNLTLPRIDTKRRKLTRNRSSVSSRSGEKAEAKRRVREYRSGSSDSTASAESMATKMLEVSGTERLP, from the exons CCTGTGTGTTCTGCTGCTCAGAGGAGGAGAATGAAGCAGAGTACGGGAAGATGCTGCACAAGTCTGGCATTTCCATCCACTACTTCTGCATG CTGTTTTCAAGCGGCTTGTGgcagagggggaagagagaccAGGATGGAATTCTGGGATTCATGCCGGCCGACATCCGTCGTGAGCAGAAACGTGGCATGCGCTTG ATGTGTCAGTACTGCAGAATGAAAGGGGCCACAATTGGTTGTTGTGTCAGCTCTTGCCGCAAGACATTTCACTTCCGCTGTGGGAGGGAAGCTGGAGGCTTGTCTCAGTTTTATGAAGAGTTCAG GTCATACTGCCCAGAGCACAGACCCCGTCAGGCCACGCCAACATCAACCAGTGACCGTCTGGCATTTTATGGAACAGCCAAGTCCACTTGCTCCATTTGTATGCTGGCTGTTGAAGCCAGATCCTCCAATGACACGCTTCGCTCCCCCTGTTGCCGCCATGCTTGGTTTCACAGGGACTGTATTCAG AGATACGCAGTATCTGCAGGGGCGTACTTCTTCAAGTGTCCGCTGTGCAACAACAAGGAGCTCTTTGAAGCAGAAATGTTGGAGTATGGGATCTACATCCCTGAGCA AGATGCAGCATGGGAGCAGGAACCAAACGCGTTTCAAGAGTTACTGGAGCGGTACAGTCACTGTGATGCTGAAAAATGTCTCTGTCCTCAGGGGAGAGATCACGAAGGAGATGCTGGCAG TAGCTGGAAGCTGGTACTGTGTGCATGGTGTGGCTCCAGTGGAACACACTTCGGGTGTCGCGCCTTCACCAAGATCGGCAAGGAGAGAGTGTGCAGCGGATGTTCCCAGATCAGCGCTGTCG TTGAGGCagacaggaagaagaagaaaggcagTGGGTCAGCCTCCCCGCCACAGGCCCCGCTCAGCCCCGAGCAGATCCGTCAGCAGGTGGAACAGAGACGCTCCTCCGCCCTGCGAAATGCCAGAGCAGCCAGGCGGAGCTCCAGTTTGTCTCCTGACTCGGGCAGCCAAGGACCCTCGGCGTCGGACCGGTCTCAACGAGCCGCCAGGCGACGAGATCTGTCTTTGCCTCTGGCGGATGATACAGCGCGCGTGACTTCACCCACACTGCTGAGGGATCGTCGCCTGATGGCCAGCATTCCTGTTGTACGCATCCAGCGTGCCGAGAGTGAGGTCGAGGTCAATGTCACTGACAGTGTGgacgatgaggaggaggaggagggtgtTTCGGCGGTGGAGTCAGAAGATCAAAGCTCCGCCCGGCTTCTTGGATTACGAGGTTGGCAGACCAGAAGCCAGCCTGCCCGGTCGTCAAGAGGGGCAGAGGCGTGGGACATTAAGGATGTGATTGAGAAGGGACGAAGAAAAGTGGTAGTCCTCTCCATGCTGAAAGACCAGGACTACAGCAGCGACAGTTCTGTTCAGAGTGCCGCCGCTTCCCTCCGGTCACGCCTCAGACTCAGGTCCACGCCGCAAGGCAGCGAAGCAGACGACACCGACAACGAGCAGAGCCGGCATCGTGCTAGACACCTTCTGTCTAGCAGACGCAGTAGATCGCACAACAGACCAGACAGTGATCACACGCAAGACAGCTTGGGTGCTTATGATTCCGACACTTCCAAGAAACGTGGCCCGAGGCGACCAAAGCAAAGTGAACCACATTCTCATTCCAGTGACAAAGAGTTGGGCAGTGATGACAACGGCAACTCGACACCAGAGCACAGTTCGGTGGAGAAGGAAGCAGGGAGCCCGGTTCCTGGTCCCTCCACAGTTTCCCCCAAGCTAACCAGGTCTGGACTCTCGCGGTCTCAGTCGCTTCGTCACCAGAAAAGGGCGTCAGATTCTTCCTCTGAAGAACAAGATTCAAATCTAACTCTGCCGAGAATTGACACAAAACGAAGAAAGCTGACAAGAAATCGAAGCAGTGTCAGTTCACGAAGTGGAGAGAAAGCTGAAGCAAAGAGACGAGTGCGCGAGTATCGTTCTGGATCATCCGACAGTACTGCATCGGCTGAATCCATGGCAACCAAG ATGCTGGAGGTGTCTGGAACAGAGCGGCTGCCGTAG